In Haloarcula limicola, the genomic stretch GCCAGATGACGTCCGCACCCAGCGACTCGACGTGGTCGAGGCGATCGATGACGCCCTGTAGGTCGCCGACACCGTCGCCGTCGCTATCGTTGAAACTCTTGGGGTAGATCTGGTAGACCACCGCCTCCTTCCACCAGGTGCGCTCTCGGTCCATAGTGCTGGCTAGTCTAATCCCCTACTTAAATCTGTGGCCTCTACAACAACGGGTGTTGTAAATGACATCCCGTACCAATGACCGGCTCAGCGAGAGAGCACGCCGTGGCGAGAGAGTTCGAGGTCGTAGCCGACGGCCGAGACGTCGCGAGTCGGCCACTCGCCCGTCTCTGAGAGCAGTTCGACACCCCCGCTCGTGACGAGATGGGTGTCCTCGCTCTTCGACCCCGCTATCGTCGGGTTGTAGGCGTATCCCTGTGGCACCGTCACGGGCGCGTCCCCGTCCGGCGTCGCGACCCACTCGCGGCCGGCGAACCCGGCCGCGCCGCCCTGGTGGTGGTTTCGCCACTCGCCGTCCCACCCGACGGCGTCGTAGGCGTCCCGAATCGCTTCGAACACGTCGGCGGCCGTGCCGCCGTCTTCGGCGACGGCTCGGGTCGCAGCGAGCGCCGTCGTCTCGACGCGCATCGCCTTCCGCGTCCGCTCTCCGAGCCACTCGGGCGGGTCGAACGCCACCGTCCGCGTACAGCTGGTGTGCAAGCCGTCGCGCTGGGCAGTCACCGACAGCAGCGCGTACTCGCCCAGCGGTTCGTCCTTCGGTGTGTAGTGGCGATACCGCTGGGCGCGCGCGGCGCTCCCGACCAACGCCACCGGCGACTCGACGCCGCGAGCGAATAACTCGTGACGCAGGTCGGCGGCGACGGCTCGTTCGGTGTCGTCGGGACTCGCTCCCCGCGCCACGGACTCTATCGCCGCGGCGGCGTCGGCGCTCAGGTCGCGGTACCGCTCGATCTGGCGGTCGGTCAGCGGCTGGCGGAGTTCGCTCGCGTCGACCGACGCGAAGTCGGCCACGTCGAAGTCGGCCGCGGCCGGCGTCGGACTCACCGACGCGACCGCCTCGGCCAGCGACGTCTCGTACCACTCGAACGTCTCGATCGTGACCCCCTCGTTGAGCTCCTCGTCCCGGAGCCGACTCGCCTCGATGTTGTTCGTCACGACGGTCACGCCCTCGCCGTCGTAGCCCGCCGCGGCGACTCCCATCGTGCCCTCTCGATCGACGACGCTGTCGCCGCCGCCGGTCAGCCACGCGAACCCGTTCGGCCCCGCGAACCACACCGCTCGCAGGTCGTTCTCAGCTAGATACGCATCGAGACGGCTAGTCAGTGACATACCGGCTCAAGCGAGGAGACGAGTGAAAAACCAATCGGCTGGCGACACGACTCGCCGTCGGTCGCGGCGTTCCGGGGCGACGGGGGGCTACTCGACGCCGACCCACTCGCGGCCGTCGTCGCTGCGCTCGACGGCGTCGAGCACGCGCTGGACGGCCAGCCCGTCGGCGAAACCGGGCTCGTACGCGCCGCCGTCGGCCACCGCCGAGAGGAACTCGTAGTTCTCGTGGACGAACGTGTGCTCCCAGCCGATGACGTGGCCCGGCGGCCACCAGTGGTCGAGATACGGGTCCTCGGGGTCGGTCATCAGGATCGTCTCGTACCCCCGGCCGTCCTCTCGCAGCAGTTCGAGCTCGTTCAGCCGTTCGAGCGAGAACCGCAGGCTCCCCTTCGTCCCCTCTATTTCGATGGTGTGGTTGTTCTTGTTGCCGTTGGCCATCCGCGTGGCCTCTAAGGTCCCCATCACGCCGTTCTCGAAGGCGACCTGCGCGGAGTAGGCGTCGTCCACCGTGACCGGTCGCGTTTCGTTTTCGTCCTCCAGCGGCCGCTCGTCCACGAACGTGCGCAGGTGGCCGCTCAGCTCCTCGATGTCGCCGACGAGGAACCGCGCGAGGTCGACGGTGTGCGCGCCGAGGTCGCCGAGCGCGCCGCTGCCGGCCATCTCCTCGTCGTTGCGCCACGACCACGGGGCCTCGGGGTCGGTCAGCCAGTCCTGCAGATACCGCCCGCGGAAGTGTCGGATCTCGCCGAGTTCGCCGCTCTCTAACAGTCGCTTCGCGTACTGGATAGCCGGGATGAACCGGTAGTTGAAGGCGATGCCCGCCGGTACATCCGTTCCGGCCGCGGCGTCGGCCATCCGCTCGGCGTCGTCGAGCGTCGGAGCCAGCGGCTTCTCGCAGAACACGGGGGTCCCGGCCTCCAGCGCGGCGATGGACGGTTCGGCGTGAACGTGGTTCGGCCCGAGGTTGTAGAAGACGTCGACCTCGTCGATCACGTCCCGCCAGTCGGTCGCCGTCCGCGCGAAGCCGAGGCTGTCGGCCGCCTCGGCGAGCGCCTCCTCGTCGCGGCCGACGACGACCTCGCGGTTGAGCTCGGGCGCGTCGTCGAAGAACATGGGCAGCCGCGCGAACGCGTTCGCGTGCGCCTTGCCCATGAAGCGATACCCCAGTACGCCGATGTCGAGTGGTTCTGTCGTCATGCGTTCATTTCCGATTTTGGACTGCGAGCGAACGGAGTGAGCGAGCAGCCTTTTTCGCCCACGTTTTTGGGCCGAGCGGTGCGCGCTGCGCACCCGAGGCCGAAAAAGGTGGCAGTACGCCGATGTCGAGTGGTTCGTCAGTCATTGATGTCTGCAGGTGCTGTCTCTCCGCGCGCTACTCCGCCCAGTACGCGTCGCCCGGCGTCGTCTCGAAGACCGCGCGGTCGAGCACGTCGACGGCCTTCTCCAGTCCCTCGCGGCCGCTGGTCAGCGAGTCCTCGTGTTCGATGGAGAGCGTGCCGTCGTAGCCCACCATCCGCAGGGTCGAGACGACGTCCTTCCAGTGAGCCTCGCCGTGGCCGTAGCCGATGGAGCGGAACAGCCACGAGCGGTCGGCCTCCTCGGTGTAGCCGGTCGTGTCGAGGACGCCCTTCTCGCGGGCGTTCTCCTCGTAGACCTTCGTGTCCTTGGCGTGGAAGTGATGGATGGCGTCCTCCTCGCCGAGCAGTCGAATGGCGGCGGTCACGTCGATACCCTGCCAGTACAGATGCGAGGGATCGAAGTTCGCGCCGATGCGCTCGTTGGTCGCCTCGCGGAGTTTCAGCATGCCGTGCGGTTCGTAGACGAGCATGTTCGGGTGCATCTCGATGGCGACGTCGACGCCGTGGTCGGCGGCGTAGTCGGCGATCTCCGACCAGTACTCCGTGGCCACCTCCCACTGGTAGTCGTGGGCGTCGGCGTGCTCGGTCGGCCACGGTGCGGTGATCCAGTTGGGCACCTCGTCGTTCGGGCCGCCGGCGGGCAGCCCCGAGAAGGTCGTGACCGCGTCGACGCCGAGCTGGTCGGCCAGTTCGATGGCCTCCCGCAGTTCCGTGTCGGCCTCGCTCGCTCGGTCGTCGTCGGGGTGGAGCGGGTTGTTGTGCGTCGCCAGCGCGCTCACCTCCATGTCGTGTTCGTCGAGCGAGTCTCGGAGTTCGGCTCGCGCGTCGTCGTCGTCGAGGTACTCCTCGCGTGGGAGGTGATCGTCGCCCGTGAACCCGCCGCAGCCGAGTTCGACGGCGTCGACGCCGATATCGTCCAGATACGAGAGCGCGTCTTCGAGGGACTGGTCGCCGAGCGGCACAGTCAGGACACCGACTTGCATGGGAGACACTGCGGAAATGAAGGTAATAAATCCTTGCCGAATACCGCCCGCGGTCGAATGGGTCCAGAACCGGACGACATCGCACCGCGGGGAGGCGATAGTCGCCGTCACCGCTCAGAAGAGGTCTTCGACGCCGACGCCGTCGTCGTTGTCGTCCCGGCCGCCGGAGGCGATGTCGGCGGCGATGGCCGAGGTGAAGGCGTCCATCCCGCGGGTCTGATACCACACCTTCCCCGGGCCGGTGAAGTCCATCACGACGCCCTCGCCGCTCAGGAGCGTCGACTTCAGGCCGCCGATGCGACGGGCGTCGAAGTCGGTGGTCCCCTCCCACGCGACGACGTGGTCGTTGTCGATCGTGTAGCGTTCGCCCTCGGCTAATTCGACGGTCTCCAGCCCGCCGAACGCCTCGACGAAGACGTGCCCGCTCCCTCTCAGCGCCAGCGGCGTGACGCCGACGCCCGACAGCATCGACTTCAGGCCGCCGAACTCGGATTCGATCTTCACCTCGGGCGAGGACGCCAGATAGGACCCGTCGACGGCGTACAGCGTGCCGTCGTCCATCTCGTGATGGTGGACGTCGCCGGGCGTCGGCGGCGCGAGCGTCACTTCTCCCCGCCCGCCCTCCGCGGTGAACGTGTTGGCGACGAGCGACTCGCCGCCCAGCATCGACTTCGCCGAACTGAGGATGCCGTCGTTGCTCTTCGACGTGGCGATGGCGACGTCGTCCGACATCGAGACCATCGCTTCCGGTTCGGCCTGTATCGACTCTCCGCTTTCGAGTGTTACCTTGACGAGCGTATACGCCGGTTGCTGTGTGAATTCGAAATCCATGTGTGTACCCCACTACCTCCAATACCCGTAACCACTCGGACATAATTAAGCATTCCTGTGAGACTAATTAGATGGGGGAATGGGAAAGAAGATGTCGAGAACGACCGGACTCCGCTCAGTCGTCGGTCTCGTATCGCTCGAACAGCGTCGTGAGCTGCTTCGCGCGCATGGTCAGCATCCGCGCGTTGACGTACATCTCGCCCAGCGCGAGGTTCTGCTCCTCGGCGATGGCGGCGACGTGTTCGGCCTCCTCGACGTTCTCGCGGGACGTCTCGGCCACGTCGTCGGCGATGGAGGCGACCTCTTCGCTACTGGCCGCCTGGTCGTCGGTAGCGTTGCTGATCTCCTTGACGCCGGAGCTGGTCCGCTGAACGTGTTCCATGATCGATTCGAGCGCTTCGAGGCCCTCGTCGACCGCCACCTGCCCGTCCTCGACAGAGTCCTGCATCTCCGTTATCTCCTCGACGGCGTCGTCAGTCTGGTCCTGGATGTCCTCGATGAGGTCCTCGATCTGGTCGGTAGCGCCCTTGGTCTCCTCGGCGAGGGTCTTCACCTCGTCGGCGACGACGCCGAAGCCGTTGTTCTCCGCGCCCGAGGAGGCGTGGGCGGCCTCGATAGAGGCGTTCAGCGCGAGGATGTTGGTCTGTTCGGCGATGTTGTCGATGAGGTCGACGATCTGGCCGACCTCCTCCATCCGGTCGTTCAGCGCCCGGACCGTCTCGACCACGTCGTCGGTCCGCTCGACCGTCGTCGCCATCGTCTCGTGTGCCTCCTGTCCGGCCTCGATCCCCTCGACCGTCCGGCGCTCGGTCTTGTCGGCCATCTCCGTGACCTCGTTCGAGGAGGCCGCGATCTCCTCGATGGTCGCGGACATCTCGGACATCTCGCTGCTGATGGTCGAGATCTGCCGGTGCTGTTCGTGGAAGACGTCGGCGATTCCCTGGACGGTCCCGGCGACGCTCTCGGAGGCCTCCTTGACGGCCTGGGTCGCCGCGGTCACCTGCTCCGAGGACCCGGCGACGTCGTCGGAGAACTCGCTCGCCGTCTCGATAGTCTGTTCGAACGCGGTCGCCATCTCGTTGAACTCCGCGGCGAGTTCGTTGAGCGAGGCCGACGGCGTCTCCTCGCTCATCCGCTGTCGGAGGTCGCCTTCGCCCGCCGCGTCGACCGTCGCACGGTACTCGGCGAGGTACTCCGAGAGTTCGTCCGACGAGAGGTCGTCTGCCGCCACGACGCCGCCGTCCGTCGTCGCCGTCGGTCGCTCCGGCCGCGACGGAGCGGCTACGGGCCGCTCGGCGAGTTCGGTTCGCGCGAATGCGGCGTCCGCGACGAGCGCGTCCCGCGTCGCTCGGGCCGATTCGAGTTCGTCGGTCAGCCGGTCAGTCTCCGTTTCGAGCGCCGCACGCTCGGTCTCCCCTTCCGCCAGCGTCTCACGGAGTCGCCGCACGGAGTAGAGAGCACCCGCCGCCGCGGCGACGAGCCCCGTCCCCGAGAGAACCGGTACCAATCCCGACGGAGCGAAGCCGACGACACCCACCTGATACAGGGCATGGAGGAACTGCCCCAGTACCGCCCCTGACATCCGTTCACTCACTGCCTCGTTCATACGATTCCATTTCGAGATGGGTTATATAAATCATCGTGCCCGGAGAATCATGTCTGAGAACGGGCGGGGTAGTTTCTTAACGGCGCGGTGGAGAGGGTACCGGTATGTCACGCTCTTCGTCGGCCCGCGGTGGGGCGGGAAGCGGTGTCGAGTTGCTGCATCGGCTGGTCGGTGGCGACGGCGGTGCGGCCCTCGACGCGCTCCTCGACGGATTCGAACGGCGACATCCCGACGTGTCTCTCGGCGACGTCACCGACGAGAACCTCAGTCTGGAAGTCAAGAGCCGCATCCTCAAGGAGAACCCGCCGGACGTGTGGATCGAGTGGCCCGGCAAGAACCTCAAGCCCTACGACGACGCCGGCGTCCTGGGCGACGTCTCGGCGGTCTGGGAATCAGGGACGATGGAGCGCAACTACCTCGAGGGGCCGAAGGAGGCCGCGCGCTTCGAGGGGACCTACCGCGCCGTGCCGATCAACATCCACCGCATCAACAACCTCTTTTACAACGTCTCGCAGGCGGAGGCCGTCGGCGTGGACCCGGCCAGTCTCGACAGTCCGCGTGCGCTCGCGGAGGAAATCGATCGAATCGGCGAAGAGACGGAACGCCTCGGAATGCTGTTCCCGATGAAGAACCCGTGGACGGTCCTGCAGATGTGGGAGACGGTGTTGCTCGGCGAGCACGGGCTCGATACGTACGTCGGCGTCACCGACGAGTCCGCGTCCGCACACCGCCGGGCGATCGCCGACGCGCTGGACATCGTCAAACGGTACGGCGAGGCGGCGCCCGAGGACAGGCTGTACACGTCGCTGACCGACGCGAACGCGCGGTTCACGCGGGGCGAATCGGTGTTCTTCCACCAGGGCGACTGGGCGGCCGGCGAGTACGCCGACGCCGACGGATTCGGCTATCGAGACGACTGGGACCACGTCCCGTTCCCCGGGACCGACGGCCTGTACGCGATGAACATGGACTCCGTCGTCTCCGCCGCGGAGACGGACAATCCCGAGGCCGTCTCGACGTTCCTCGGCTACGTCGGCTCCGCCGACGGGCAGAAGCGATTCAACCAGCGGAAGGGGTCGATACCGCCCCGTACGGACGTCGATACGAACGCGTTCACGCCGTTCTTACAGGACCAGCAGACGGCGTTCCAGCGCTCGCAGGCGCAACCGCTCTCGATCACGCACGGACTGGGCGTCCGTCCCGCACAGCTCATCGAACTGAAGACGGCGATGTCGACGTTCGTCTCGACGTGGGACGTCGAGGCAGTCGCGGACGACGTCGTGGCGGCGTTCGACACGCGGGCCTAATCGAGACGATTTCCTCTACACTTTTGTAACGGGCGTAGGAAGCCCCATCCATGGGACTGGCGAACGACGTAGACTACGCTGACTTGCACGACCCCAACGCCGAGTACACGATGCGAGAGCTCTCCTCGGAGACGATGGGCGTCACCGCGAAGCGCGGCGGCGGCCGCGACGTCGAGATCACCGACGTCCAGACGACGATGGTCGACGGGAACTTCCCGTGGACGCTCGTCCGCATCTACACCGACGCCGGCGTCGTGGGCACTGGGGAGGCCTACTGGGGAGCCGGCGTCCCGGAACTCATCGAGCGCATGAAGCCGTTCGTGGTGGGCGAGAACCCGCTCGACATCGACCGCCTCTACGAGCACCTCGTCCAGAAGATGTCCGGCGAGGGCAGCGTCGAGGGCGTCACCGTCACCGCGATCGCGGGCATCGAGGTCGCGCTGCACGACCTCGCCGGCAAGATCCTCGAAGTGCCGGCGTACCAGCTGCTGGGTGGGAAGTACCGCGACGAGATGCGCGTCTACTGCGACTGTCACACCGAGGAGGAGGCCGACGCCGACGCCTGCGCCGAGGAGGCCCGCCGCGTCGTCGACGAACTGGGTTATGATGCCCTGAAGTTCGACCTCGACGTTCCCTCGGGGCTGGAGAAGGACCGCGCGAACCGTCACCTCCGTCCGGGCGAGATCCGCCACAAGGCCGAGATCGTCGAGAAGGTCACCGAGGAGGTCAAAGACGAGGCCGACGTGGCCTTCGACTGCCACTGGACGTTCTCCGGCGGCTCCGGCAAGCGGCTGGCCGACGCCATCGAGGACTACGACGTCTGGTGGCTCGAAGACCCGGTTCCCCCGGAGAACCTCGAAGTGCAGGAGGAGGTCACGAAGTCCACGAACACGCCCATCACGGTCGGCGAGAACCGCTACCGCGTGACCGAGGAGCGCCGCCTCATCGAGAACCAGGCGGTCGACATCATCGCGCCCGACATGCCGAAGGTCGGCGGCATGCGCGAGACGCGGAAGGTCGCGGACGTGGCAAACCAGTACTACGTCCCGGTGGCGATGCACAACGTCTCCTCGCCGGTCGCCACGATGGCGAGCGCCCACGTCGGCGCGGCCGTCCCCAACTCCCTGGCCGTCGAGTACCACTCCTACGAACTCGGCTGGTGGGACGACCTCGTCGAGGAGACGGTCATCGAGGACGGCTACATCGAGATCCCCGAAGAGCCGGGCCTGGGCCTCACGCTCGACATGGACGCCGTCGAGGAGCACATGGTCGACGGCGACACCCTCTTCGACGAAGCGTAGTGAAACGACTCGTCGAACCCGCCGAGTTTCGCCCGGCGGTGTTCGATGGAGCGTAACCGGCCGAATTCGGGCTTTTTCCGGATTGTCGGATACAGCCCCGTCAGGCCTCGTTCGGTGGGTCGAGGCGACACGCGATTATCACGCGTTGTAACGCGACGGCAGATTCTTGTTGGCTCCAGAGAATGAACGTGCATGAGCGAGACGATCAGCGTCCTCCAGGTCGACGACGACCCGGCGTTCGTGGAGTTAGCGGCCGAGTTCCTCGAACGGGAGGACGACCGTCTCCGCGTCCGAACCGCGAGGTCCGCAGGTGAAGGACTGGCGGCGCTGGACGCGGAACCGGTAGACTGCATCGTCTCAGATTTCGAGATGCCGGAGACGAACGGACTGGAGCTGCTCGACGCCGTCCGCGAGGAGCATCCGGAGTTACCGTTCGTCCTGTTCACCGGGAAGGGGTCCGAAGAGGTCGCGAGCGAAGCGATCCGCCGGGGAGCGACCGATTACCTGCAGAAACAGAGCGGCACCGAACAGTACGCGCTGCTGGCCAACCGCGTCCGGAACGCCGTCGAGACGTATCGCTCGGCCCGGCATGCCGCCGAAGAGGAGCGCATCAGTACCGTCGTTCGAGAGGCCAACCGGGTGTTGGTGCGTGCCGGATCCTGTGCGGACATCGAGGCGCGGATCTGCGAACTCATCAGTCGCGCCGACCCGTACCAGTTCGCGTGGATCGGCCGTCTCGACGACGAGACGGACCGTATCGAGCCCAGCAGTTGGGCCGGCGGCGGGGGGTATCTCGACGATATCACGGTCACGGCCGACGAGACCGATACCGGGCTGGGCCCGGCCGGGACCGCGCTCCGCGAACAGCGATTCGCCGCCACGCAGGACGTGAAATCGGACTCCGAGTTCACGCCGTGGCGCGAGGCCGCCCTGGAGTACGGCTTCCGTTCGGTCGCCGGGATTCCGCTGACCTACGATTCGGAGCGCCACGGCGTCCTCGTCGTCTACGCCGATCGACCGCGCGCCTTCGACGAGACCGAAGCGCAACTGCTCACCGAACTCGGCGACGACATCGCCCACGCGCTACACGCCCAACGGGTCCGGACCGACCTCGAACGGACGACGGTACGCCTCGAAGGGCTCTTCGAGAACTCGCCGGACATGATAAATCTCCACGACGGGGACGGCACTATCGTCGACGCGAATCCGATGCTCTGTGAGAAGCTCGGGTACTCGGTCGGCGAACTAGTCGGCACTAAGATCTGGGAGATCGACGACCAGATCACCCCCGAGGAGGCCCGCGAACTCTGGTCCAGTCTGGCCCCCGGAGAGCGCCACGAACTGCAGAGCGAGTTTCGACGGTGCGACGGCTCGACGTTCCCCGTCGAAGTCCACCTGCGCCGTCTCCGTGACGAGGGCGACGACCGTTTTCTCGTCACCAGCCACGACGTCTCCGACCAGCGAGAGCGCCAACAGCAGTTGGAGGCGCGGTCGACCGCCATCGAGTCGGCGACGGACGGGATGGCGATCTTAGACGAGGACGAGGGGTACACCTTCGTCAACCAGGCCCACGCCGACGTGTACGGCTACGACTCGCCCGAGGCGTTCTACGGCGAAAACTGGCGAATGTGTTACGGGAGAGCGGAGGCCGAACGCTTCGAGCGCGAGGTCATGCCGATACTGGCCGCCGACGGGGAGTGGATCGGGAAGGCGACCGGCAGACGGCGGAGCGGTGAGACGTTCATGCAGGAGATCTCGCTGACCCAGCTCGACGACGGTGCGATCATCTGCGTCGTTCGAGATATCAGCGAGCGAGAGGCCCACCGAAAGCGCCTCGAACAGCTACAGCGTCGGACGCAGGCGCTGATGACGACCCAATCAGTCGAGGAGACGGCGGCCGTCGCCGTCGACGTCGCGGACGACGTGCTCGGCGCGGAACTCAGCGGGTTTCACGAGTCGAGTGAAGACGGGCGACGGCTGACGTTAGTCGCGCAGACCGACGGCCACGGCTCGACGTTCGAGTCGTCCCACGCGTACGAACGCGACAGCGACGACCCGGTCGATTCGGTCGTCTGGGAGGCCTTCGATCGGGGGACGCCGTACTACGTGGACGACTGCGCCGAACACGAGCGGTTGGCCGGGAACACCCCGGCCGGCAGCGTGATTATCTGTCCGATCGCAGACCACGGCGTGTTCGTCGTCTCGGCCGCGGAGCCGAACGCGTTCGACGAGACGGATCACACGCTCGCCGACATCCTGGCCTCGACGTTCACGGCGGCGCTTCAGCGGGTGGACCGCGAGTCGCTCCTGCGCGAACGGGAGCGCGAACTGACGAGGCAGAACGAGCGGCTGGCGGAGTTCGCGAACGTCGTGAGTCACGACCTGCGGAACCCGCTCAGCGTCCTCGAAGGCTCGCTGGAACTGGCTGAGGAGACGGGCGATCCCGAACACTTCGAACGGAGCCGGCAGGCACTCTCACGCATGGAGCAGCTCATTGACGACGTCCTCGCGCTCGCCCGACAGGGCGGGGACGTAGACGAGCTCGACGCGGTCGAGGTCGAGACGATAGCCGAGGCGTGCTGGCGAAACGTGGCGACCGGCGAGGCGTCGCTCCGCGTCGAACGCGGGGGCAGTATCCGGGCCAGCGAGAGCCGGTTCAAACAGCTCGTCGAGAACCTGTTCAGGAACTCGGTCGAACACAGTGACCGACCCGTCACCGTAACGGTCGGCGTCCTCGACGGCGGACGGGGGTTCTACGTCGAGGACGACGGCGACGGCATCCCCCCGGCGGAGCGCGAACGGGTCTTCGAGAGCGGCTATTCGAACGCCTCGGGCGGGACCGGGTTCGGCCTCGCGATCGTCCAGCGCATCGTCGCGGCCCACGGCTGGGAGATCGCCATCGAAGAGAGCGACGCGGGCGGCGCGCGCTTCGAGGTGACCGGCGTCGAACCGGTCGAGTAGCGCCGGCGCTCGCGGAGCTCCGATAGCCACATGTCTCAGCCCACCCAACGTCGACGCGTGTCGATCGCCGCCCTGAACTCGCTCTCCAACCTGCTGGTCACTATCGCCGTCGGCCCGGGGATCGTCACCCACGAGTACGCCCACTACGCCGCCTGTAAACTGACCGGCGTCGCCGTGCTCGGGCTACCGGCGATGCGACCGACGGCCGACGACGCCGTGCTGGAACACGAGTCGGTGTCGGCGTTCGGCCCGGACTTCGCCATCGCCGTCGCCCCGTTCGTCGCGAACTCCCTGTTCGCGCTCGCCTGTTTCGCCGCGGCGAGCGCCGTCATCGGACCGCTGGGCTGGCTCTGCCTGTGGCTCGGCGTCGCCTTCGGGTTCACGTCGTTTCCGAGCGACGCCGACACGGAGACGCTCTTTGCGACCGCCGCTGAACTGCCC encodes the following:
- a CDS encoding mandelate racemase/muconate lactonizing enzyme family protein, yielding MGLANDVDYADLHDPNAEYTMRELSSETMGVTAKRGGGRDVEITDVQTTMVDGNFPWTLVRIYTDAGVVGTGEAYWGAGVPELIERMKPFVVGENPLDIDRLYEHLVQKMSGEGSVEGVTVTAIAGIEVALHDLAGKILEVPAYQLLGGKYRDEMRVYCDCHTEEEADADACAEEARRVVDELGYDALKFDLDVPSGLEKDRANRHLRPGEIRHKAEIVEKVTEEVKDEADVAFDCHWTFSGGSGKRLADAIEDYDVWWLEDPVPPENLEVQEEVTKSTNTPITVGENRYRVTEERRLIENQAVDIIAPDMPKVGGMRETRKVADVANQYYVPVAMHNVSSPVATMASAHVGAAVPNSLAVEYHSYELGWWDDLVEETVIEDGYIEIPEEPGLGLTLDMDAVEEHMVDGDTLFDEA
- a CDS encoding TIGR00266 family protein; this translates as MDFEFTQQPAYTLVKVTLESGESIQAEPEAMVSMSDDVAIATSKSNDGILSSAKSMLGGESLVANTFTAEGGRGEVTLAPPTPGDVHHHEMDDGTLYAVDGSYLASSPEVKIESEFGGLKSMLSGVGVTPLALRGSGHVFVEAFGGLETVELAEGERYTIDNDHVVAWEGTTDFDARRIGGLKSTLLSGEGVVMDFTGPGKVWYQTRGMDAFTSAIAADIASGGRDDNDDGVGVEDLF
- a CDS encoding Gfo/Idh/MocA family protein, with the translated sequence MTTEPLDIGVLGYRFMGKAHANAFARLPMFFDDAPELNREVVVGRDEEALAEAADSLGFARTATDWRDVIDEVDVFYNLGPNHVHAEPSIAALEAGTPVFCEKPLAPTLDDAERMADAAAGTDVPAGIAFNYRFIPAIQYAKRLLESGELGEIRHFRGRYLQDWLTDPEAPWSWRNDEEMAGSGALGDLGAHTVDLARFLVGDIEELSGHLRTFVDERPLEDENETRPVTVDDAYSAQVAFENGVMGTLEATRMANGNKNNHTIEIEGTKGSLRFSLERLNELELLREDGRGYETILMTDPEDPYLDHWWPPGHVIGWEHTFVHENYEFLSAVADGGAYEPGFADGLAVQRVLDAVERSDDGREWVGVE
- a CDS encoding sugar phosphate isomerase/epimerase family protein encodes the protein MQVGVLTVPLGDQSLEDALSYLDDIGVDAVELGCGGFTGDDHLPREEYLDDDDARAELRDSLDEHDMEVSALATHNNPLHPDDDRASEADTELREAIELADQLGVDAVTTFSGLPAGGPNDEVPNWITAPWPTEHADAHDYQWEVATEYWSEIADYAADHGVDVAIEMHPNMLVYEPHGMLKLREATNERIGANFDPSHLYWQGIDVTAAIRLLGEEDAIHHFHAKDTKVYEENAREKGVLDTTGYTEEADRSWLFRSIGYGHGEAHWKDVVSTLRMVGYDGTLSIEHEDSLTSGREGLEKAVDVLDRAVFETTPGDAYWAE
- a CDS encoding M24 family metallopeptidase, whose amino-acid sequence is MSLTSRLDAYLAENDLRAVWFAGPNGFAWLTGGGDSVVDREGTMGVAAAGYDGEGVTVVTNNIEASRLRDEELNEGVTIETFEWYETSLAEAVASVSPTPAAADFDVADFASVDASELRQPLTDRQIERYRDLSADAAAAIESVARGASPDDTERAVAADLRHELFARGVESPVALVGSAARAQRYRHYTPKDEPLGEYALLSVTAQRDGLHTSCTRTVAFDPPEWLGERTRKAMRVETTALAATRAVAEDGGTAADVFEAIRDAYDAVGWDGEWRNHHQGGAAGFAGREWVATPDGDAPVTVPQGYAYNPTIAGSKSEDTHLVTSGGVELLSETGEWPTRDVSAVGYDLELSRHGVLSR
- a CDS encoding methyl-accepting chemotaxis protein, translating into MNEAVSERMSGAVLGQFLHALYQVGVVGFAPSGLVPVLSGTGLVAAAAGALYSVRRLRETLAEGETERAALETETDRLTDELESARATRDALVADAAFARTELAERPVAAPSRPERPTATTDGGVVAADDLSSDELSEYLAEYRATVDAAGEGDLRQRMSEETPSASLNELAAEFNEMATAFEQTIETASEFSDDVAGSSEQVTAATQAVKEASESVAGTVQGIADVFHEQHRQISTISSEMSEMSATIEEIAASSNEVTEMADKTERRTVEGIEAGQEAHETMATTVERTDDVVETVRALNDRMEEVGQIVDLIDNIAEQTNILALNASIEAAHASSGAENNGFGVVADEVKTLAEETKGATDQIEDLIEDIQDQTDDAVEEITEMQDSVEDGQVAVDEGLEALESIMEHVQRTSSGVKEISNATDDQAASSEEVASIADDVAETSRENVEEAEHVAAIAEEQNLALGEMYVNARMLTMRAKQLTTLFERYETDD
- a CDS encoding ABC transporter substrate-binding protein codes for the protein MSRSSSARGGAGSGVELLHRLVGGDGGAALDALLDGFERRHPDVSLGDVTDENLSLEVKSRILKENPPDVWIEWPGKNLKPYDDAGVLGDVSAVWESGTMERNYLEGPKEAARFEGTYRAVPINIHRINNLFYNVSQAEAVGVDPASLDSPRALAEEIDRIGEETERLGMLFPMKNPWTVLQMWETVLLGEHGLDTYVGVTDESASAHRRAIADALDIVKRYGEAAPEDRLYTSLTDANARFTRGESVFFHQGDWAAGEYADADGFGYRDDWDHVPFPGTDGLYAMNMDSVVSAAETDNPEAVSTFLGYVGSADGQKRFNQRKGSIPPRTDVDTNAFTPFLQDQQTAFQRSQAQPLSITHGLGVRPAQLIELKTAMSTFVSTWDVEAVADDVVAAFDTRA